ATTTTGCGGATGTGGTTTGCTTGCTGAATCTGTTCGGTTAGGCCGGCGTAGTCTTCCCGCTCGAGTAGGTCACGCAGGTGCTGCAATTGGTGCAAATGCTCGTCGAGCACATCGAGCACGTTGAGCCGGTTTTGGCGGAAGATGGGCACCCACGTGGCGGGCGAGCTTTTGGCCAGCCGCACCGTGGATTCGAAGCCGCCGCTCGCCAAGTCGAAAATACGCTGCTCTTCTTTCTCCTTCTCCAACACCGTGAGTGCCAAAGCGAACGAGGTAATGTGCGAGATGTGCGACACGTAGGCCGTGTGCAGGTCGTGGGCCGTGGCGTCGAGGTAAAGCAGGCGCATGGGCAGCGCGTGAAACAGCTGCTCCACCACGCGCACGGCATCGGGGTCGCTCATGTCGGTATCGCAGAGCACGACGGTTTTGCCTTCAAACAGGCCCGCTACTGCGGCTTCGGGCCCCGAGTGCTCGGTGCCAGCCATGGGGTGCACGGCCACAAAGCGGCCCCGTTTGGGGTGGTCGGCCACGGCTGCCAGCAGCGCCTGCTTGGTCGAGCCAACGTCGATAATTACCTGCTGCGCGGTAGCGGCATCCAGCACGGGCGGCAGCACGCTCACCATGGCATCCATGGGCACGGCCACCACCACCAAATCGGCCTGCTGCACGGCAGCGGCCAGGTCCGTAACGATTTCATCGACCAAACCCAATTCCATAGCGCGGCGGGCGTGCGCGGGGTTCTCCTCCACGCCGATGAGGCGTTGCGCCAAGCCGTGGTGGCGCAGGCTGATGGCGAGCGAGCCGCCGATAAGGCCGAGACCGATGATGGTGACGTTCATGGTTTTGGGATATTCGTTATTCATTGTTAGAAGCCCATCATGCTGAGCGCAGTCGAAGCATCTCTACCGCTTCGTTGTGCTAACTATTAATTACTTGCGTGGTAGAGATGCTTCGGCAGGCTCAGCATGACGTTTATTCATCAGTTCTACCCGTTCCAGCGCCTCTCGCAGCACGGCTTCGGGCTGGCATAGGCTGGCGCGCACATAGCCTAGACCGTTGCTGCCGAAAATGCCGCCGGGCGTGAGGAAAACCCGGGCCTCGGCCAGCACCGCGTCGCTGAAGGCGTAGCCGTCGGCAAAGCCCGCGGGCACGGCGGCCCAAATAAACAGCCCAACCTGGCCCGGCGCGGGCGCGCAGCCCAGGGCCCGCAGCAGCTCCACTACCAGCTCGCGGCGGGCGCGGTAGGTGGCGTTAAGGGACTCAAACCAGTCGGCACCCAGCGCCAGAGCAGCCACGGCGGCCTGCTGCACCGGCAGGAACATGCCCGAGTCCATGTTGCTTTTGAAGCGCAGCACGTCGGCCAGCAAATCGGCCCGGCCCACCAGCATGCCCACGCGCCAGCCCGCCAGGTTGTGCGATTTGCTCAGCGAATTCAGCTCAAGCGCCACCTCGCGGGCGCCAGGCACCGCGAGCAAGCTGATGGGTGGCGTTTCGTTCAGAACGAAACCATACGGATTGTCGTGCACCAGCAGAATGTGGTGCTCCCGGGCAAACGCCACCAAGCGGGTGAGAAACGACAGGTCGGCGGCCGTACCGGTGGGCATGTGGGGGTAGTTCACCAGCATGAGCTTCACCCGCGAGAGGTCGGTGGCGGCCAGCGCGTCCAGGTCGGGCAGCCAGCCGGTGTTGGCGCTCAGGTCGTACTCGCGCACCTCGGCCCCACAGATTTCGGCCACAGCGCGGTAGGTCGGGTAGCCGGGGTTCGGGATGAGCACCGCGTCGCCGGCTTCCAGAAACGTCATGGCCACGTGCATCAGGCCTTCTTTGGAGCCCAGCAGCGGCAGCACTTCGGTGGCAGGGTCCAGGGCTACGCCGTAGTGCCGCTGGTAGAAGTCGGCCATGGCGCCGCGCAGGGCCGGCGTGCCCTGGTAGCCCTGGTAGCCGTGGGCGTTGGGCAGGGCGGCGGTGGCAGTGAGGGCCGCCGTCACGCTGGGGTGCGGCGGCAAATCGGGACTGCCGATGCCGAGGTTGATGATGTTGGCGCCGGCGGCGTTGAGAGCGGCCAGCTCGCGCAGTTTGCGCGAGAAGTAGTATTCGCCGGTCTGGGCCAGGCGGCTGGCAGTGGAAATCTGCATGGGAGACTGCGGGGTGTTCATGCTGCTTTGGGGGACGTGGCCGCGCTGGCGTCGGCAGTGGCGATTTCGGTGGTGTTCCAGTGGCCGCGGCGGTAGGCGCCCAGCACCCGCAGCTCCTCCGTGACGGGGGCCAGGTCGTGGAGCAGAGCGTTGAGCTGCGCCAGCTCGTCGAACTCCACATCGGCGTGAAAGCCGTAGTGCCAGGGCTGGCCTGGGCGCGGGCACGACTGCAGCTTGCTCAGGTTGAGGCCGTGGGCGGCCACCCGGGTGAGCACCTGGGCCAGGCTGCCCGGCGCGTGGGGCGCATGGAAATACAGCGAGGCTTTGTCGGCCAGGGGGTCTTTTTGAGCGGTTTCGGCGCGCTCCAGCACCAGAAAGCGGGTGTAGTTGTGCGGGTCGTCGTGAATGGCGGGGGCCAGGATGTTGAGCCCGAACTGCTCGGCGGCCTGGGCGCCGGCCACCACGGCCACGCCGGGGGTGCGGTGCTCGGCCAGGAGCTGGGCGCTGTGGCCGGTGTCGTCGGTTTCCACCAGCTTCCAGTGCGGGTGGCCGTCCAGAA
This region of Hymenobacter sedentarius genomic DNA includes:
- a CDS encoding prephenate dehydrogenase, whose protein sequence is MNNEYPKTMNVTIIGLGLIGGSLAISLRHHGLAQRLIGVEENPAHARRAMELGLVDEIVTDLAAAVQQADLVVVAVPMDAMVSVLPPVLDAATAQQVIIDVGSTKQALLAAVADHPKRGRFVAVHPMAGTEHSGPEAAVAGLFEGKTVVLCDTDMSDPDAVRVVEQLFHALPMRLLYLDATAHDLHTAYVSHISHITSFALALTVLEKEKEEQRIFDLASGGFESTVRLAKSSPATWVPIFRQNRLNVLDVLDEHLHQLQHLRDLLEREDYAGLTEQIQQANHIRKILP
- a CDS encoding prephenate dehydratase — encoded protein: MPKHVSIQGFKGSFHEVAARQYFGAKPDLLPCATFAAVVAHVVNGSAEAGLMAMENSLAGSILPNYLLLERTAVRVTGEVYLPIHQHLLALLGTTLADVQAVHSHPMALRQCGEFLDGHPHWKLVETDDTGHSAQLLAEHRTPGVAVVAGAQAAEQFGLNILAPAIHDDPHNYTRFLVLERAETAQKDPLADKASLYFHAPHAPGSLAQVLTRVAAHGLNLSKLQSCPRPGQPWHYGFHADVEFDELAQLNALLHDLAPVTEELRVLGAYRRGHWNTTEIATADASAATSPKAA
- a CDS encoding pyridoxal phosphate-dependent aminotransferase, with translation MQISTASRLAQTGEYYFSRKLRELAALNAAGANIINLGIGSPDLPPHPSVTAALTATAALPNAHGYQGYQGTPALRGAMADFYQRHYGVALDPATEVLPLLGSKEGLMHVAMTFLEAGDAVLIPNPGYPTYRAVAEICGAEVREYDLSANTGWLPDLDALAATDLSRVKLMLVNYPHMPTGTAADLSFLTRLVAFAREHHILLVHDNPYGFVLNETPPISLLAVPGAREVALELNSLSKSHNLAGWRVGMLVGRADLLADVLRFKSNMDSGMFLPVQQAAVAALALGADWFESLNATYRARRELVVELLRALGCAPAPGQVGLFIWAAVPAGFADGYAFSDAVLAEARVFLTPGGIFGSNGLGYVRASLCQPEAVLREALERVELMNKRHAEPAEASLPRK